A stretch of the Taeniopygia guttata chromosome 3, bTaeGut7.mat, whole genome shotgun sequence genome encodes the following:
- the LOC140683525 gene encoding uncharacterized protein gives MAKAKDLHTVWGNPQYRDRQRVNGLRATFWRTWRTPDDDDRSPLALGAARTHACTGSSGKQKNKRPSQQCFSFATLTTLFTSFVTALTLRRFIFVLGRAPAACPRRQDVLAGGRPGPRATRAGPAGPPSGFPTRGPELLGTPTPGARTSPPSVPSDPGSLSRGKAVRRASPRQEGRGGLRGMTRDNPGLSPASPAPLDPDGGDTAGTRRGSSPPLPASRRGAGVRWCILCDILCDRRGCAAYIIPAGRTRTPHYIRDRAPAGPRGSPAGGRGDGGREKGRDPAAAPAEPLVNPLPVAFTRHGTFPERANVPPTSGNSHRGAARTRTLAHAPGAVPGVPAHTRTSPVSGTPAGTRWQPGHIPSLRHLQCPCPPPRRVAPGPPPARCPPIRSRGAGGRGECPVGPAPPRAPLPGGDHAHSPPQEGITQGSLLLICIHLQAGYSPHFLTACHRQRPVPAVSPSCAGSAGRAAGRGAPGTVPVPASARSPHRGNPFSRVYRLLEVDSK, from the exons AACTCCTGATGATGATGATCGGAGCCCCCTTGCGCTGGGAGCTGCACGAACACACGCCTGCACCGGCAGCTCCgggaagcagaaaaataagagaCCTAGCCAGCAATGCTTCTCTTTTGCCACCCTGACCACTTTGTTTACTTCTTTCGTAACAGCTCTCA CTCTGAGAAGGTTTATCTTTGTCCTGGGGCGAGCCCCGGCCGCCTGCCCACGGAGACAAGATGTGCTGGCCGGCGGCCGGCCGGGACCCCGGGCCACGCGTGCTGGGCCGGCGGGGCCTCCCAGCGGCTTCCCCACCCGCGGGCCggagctcctggggacacccacGCCTGGAGCCCGGACATCACCGCCCTCCGTCCCCTCCGACCCGGGCTCCCTCTCACGAGGGAAGGCCGTGCGGCGCGCCAGCCCCCGGCAGGAAGGTCGGGGCGGGCTGCGGGGCATGACCCGGGATAACCCGGGGCTTTCCCCCGCCTCCCCCGCGCCGCTTGACCCCGACggcggggacacggcggggacacggcggggcAGCTCGCCGCCCCTGCCCGCCTCCCGGCGCGGAGCCGGCGTGCGGTGGTGTATCCTATGCGATATCCTATGCGACAGGCGCGGATGTGCCGCTTACATAATCCCCGCCGGCCGCACACGTACCCCGCATTACATAAGGGATCGTGCCCCCGCCGGCCcccgcggcagccccgccggcgggcggggggacggagggagggagaaagggagggacccggcggcggccccggccgaGCCCCTCGTTAACCCCCTTCCTGTGGCGTTTACACGTCATGGAACATTCCCGGAACGGGCCAACGTCCCACCCACTTCAGGGAACAGTCACCGCGGCGCAGCGCGCACACGCACTCTCGCACACGCACCCGGCGCGGTGCCGGGTGTCCCCGCACACACACGCACTTCCCCCGTGTCCGGCACCCCCGCGGGGACGCGCTGGCAGCCGGGGCACATCCCCTCCCTCCGCCACCTCCAGTGCCCTTGCCCTCCGCCGCGCCGGGTGGCCCCGGGGCCCCCCCCGGCTCGGTGCCCCCCCATCCGCTCGCGGGGCGCCGGAGGCCGCGGTGAGTGCCCCGTCGGGCCGGCCCCCCCGCGGGCGCCTCTCCCCGGCGGTGACCATGCCCATTCCCCGCCGCAGGAGGGGATTACGCAAGGCAGCCTTCTCCTCATCTGCATACACTTACAAGCCGGGTATTCCCCACATTTCCTAACGGCGTGTCACCGACAAAGGCCtgtccccgccgtgtccccctCCTGCGCCGGCTCAGCGGGAAGGGCCGCCGGCCGTGGTGCCCCGGGGACGGTGCCGGTGCCTGCCAGCGCCCGGAGCCCCCACAGAG